A DNA window from Paramormyrops kingsleyae isolate MSU_618 chromosome 10, PKINGS_0.4, whole genome shotgun sequence contains the following coding sequences:
- the LOC111847949 gene encoding transcription factor 7-like 2 isoform X9 — MPQLNSGGGDDFGANDEMISFKDEGEQDEKIQENAQTESDLADLKSSLVNESEINLNPNSGADQGVVRRGQQGEHGVLTGKHADPADGSKHQDRDRYKASAFSGYQFMMLSDPYSGSLSASSNSMPVVQQQHGMHPLSSLRPYSSEPFRPSSPQLPTDASQKPGVHRPQCQDITAFYSLPPGSVGQIPHPMGWQSQPVCPLSSCGFGQSYSPSHPCSSSFARFPHSFMLGPSSMHATGIPHPAIVPPTGKQDEDEPCDRNTYSRKPQCESRQEREPKKPVIKKPLNAFMLYMKEMRAKVIAECTLKESAAINQILGRRWHALSREEQAKYYELARKERQLHMQLYPSWSARDNYGKKKKRKREKQQDASSGGKRSAFATYREKESVGAALLPTAVL, encoded by the exons atgcctcAGCTCAATAGCGGCGGAGGGGACGATTTCGGAGCTAACGATGAAATGATTTCTTTTAAGGATGAAGGAGAGCAAGACGAGAAGATCCAAGAAAACGCACAGACCGAAAGCGATTTGGCGGACCTGAAATCGTCTTTGGTGAACGAATCAGAAATAAACCTGAATCCGAATTCAGGAGCAGACCAGGGG GTGGTCAGACGGGGACAGCAGGGCGAGCACGGAGTCCTTACGGGCAAACATGCGGATCCTGCCGATG ggTCCAAACATCAAGACAGAGATCGATACAAAGCATCCGCCTTTTCAGGATACCAGTTCATGATGCTGTCTGACCCATACAGCGGATCTCTGTCAGCGTCG TCAAACAGCATGCCCGTGGTCCAGCAGCAGCACGGGATGCACCCCCTCAGCTCGCTGCGGCCATACTCCAGCGAACCCTTCCGGCCCAGTTCTCCACAGCTGCCCACAGATGCGAGTCAGAAGCCAG GTGTTCACAGGCCACAGTGCCAGGACATAACAGCGTTTTATTCCCTTCCTCCAGGCAGCGTGGGACAGATCCCACATCCCATGGGCTG GCAAAGCCAGCCTGTCTGTCCGCTGTCCTCCTGCGGCTTTGGCCAATCTTACTCCCCCAGCCACCCTTGCAGCTCCTCCTTTGCTCG GTTTCCTCATTCTTTTATGTTGGGACCTTCAAGCATGCATGCAACAGGTATACCCCACCCTGCCatagtgccccctactggcaaACAGGATGAGGATGAACCATGTGACAGAAATACTTACTC TAGAAAGCCACAGTGTGAgagcaggcaggagagggaACCCAAAAAGCCAGTGATCAAGAAGCCACTGAACGCCTTCATGCTCTACATGAAGGAGATGCGGGCCAAAGTAATCGCAGAGTGCACTCTGAAGGAGAGTGCGGCCATCAACCAGATCCTGGGCCGGAGG TGGCACGCGCTGTCCAGGGAGGAGCAGGCCAAGTACTACGAGCTGGCCAGGAAAGAAAGGCAGCTTCACATGCAGCTCTACCCCAGCTGGTCTGCCCGGGACAACTAC GGGAAGaagaaaaagaggaagagagagaagcAGCAGGACGCCAGCTCAG GAGGAAAAAGAAGTGCATTCGCTACCTACAGGGAGAAGGAGAGTGTGGGAGCCGCCCTTCTTCCAACGGCAGTGCTGTAG
- the LOC111847949 gene encoding transcription factor 7-like 2 isoform X8 has product MPQLNSGGGDDFGANDEMISFKDEGEQDEKIQENAQTESDLADLKSSLVNESEINLNPNSGADQGVVRRGQQGEHGVLTGKHADPADGSKHQDRDRYKASAFSGYQFMMLSDPYSGSLSASSNSMPVVQQQHGMHPLSSLRPYSSEPFRPSSPQLPTDASQKPGVHRPQCQDITAFYSLPPGSVGQIPHPMGWQSQPVCPLSSCGFGQSYSPSHPCSSSFARFPHSFMLGPSSMHATGIPHPAIVPPTGKQDEDEPCDRNTYSRKPQCESRQEREPKKPVIKKPLNAFMLYMKEMRAKVIAECTLKESAAINQILGRRWHALSREEQAKYYELARKERQLHMQLYPSWSARDNYVSVNPPPGNVNGRTEELPHLILRGRRKRGRERSSRTPAQINSLDCS; this is encoded by the exons atgcctcAGCTCAATAGCGGCGGAGGGGACGATTTCGGAGCTAACGATGAAATGATTTCTTTTAAGGATGAAGGAGAGCAAGACGAGAAGATCCAAGAAAACGCACAGACCGAAAGCGATTTGGCGGACCTGAAATCGTCTTTGGTGAACGAATCAGAAATAAACCTGAATCCGAATTCAGGAGCAGACCAGGGG GTGGTCAGACGGGGACAGCAGGGCGAGCACGGAGTCCTTACGGGCAAACATGCGGATCCTGCCGATG ggTCCAAACATCAAGACAGAGATCGATACAAAGCATCCGCCTTTTCAGGATACCAGTTCATGATGCTGTCTGACCCATACAGCGGATCTCTGTCAGCGTCG TCAAACAGCATGCCCGTGGTCCAGCAGCAGCACGGGATGCACCCCCTCAGCTCGCTGCGGCCATACTCCAGCGAACCCTTCCGGCCCAGTTCTCCACAGCTGCCCACAGATGCGAGTCAGAAGCCAG GTGTTCACAGGCCACAGTGCCAGGACATAACAGCGTTTTATTCCCTTCCTCCAGGCAGCGTGGGACAGATCCCACATCCCATGGGCTG GCAAAGCCAGCCTGTCTGTCCGCTGTCCTCCTGCGGCTTTGGCCAATCTTACTCCCCCAGCCACCCTTGCAGCTCCTCCTTTGCTCG GTTTCCTCATTCTTTTATGTTGGGACCTTCAAGCATGCATGCAACAGGTATACCCCACCCTGCCatagtgccccctactggcaaACAGGATGAGGATGAACCATGTGACAGAAATACTTACTC TAGAAAGCCACAGTGTGAgagcaggcaggagagggaACCCAAAAAGCCAGTGATCAAGAAGCCACTGAACGCCTTCATGCTCTACATGAAGGAGATGCGGGCCAAAGTAATCGCAGAGTGCACTCTGAAGGAGAGTGCGGCCATCAACCAGATCCTGGGCCGGAGG TGGCACGCGCTGTCCAGGGAGGAGCAGGCCAAGTACTACGAGCTGGCCAGGAAAGAAAGGCAGCTTCACATGCAGCTCTACCCCAGCTGGTCTGCCCGGGACAACTACGTGAGTGTCAATCCCCCCCCCGGGAACGTAAACGGGAGGACAGAGGAGCTACCTCACCTCATCTTAAG GGGAAGaagaaaaagaggaagagagagaagcAGCAGGACGCCAGCTCAG ATAAACTCTCTTGACTGTTCCTAG
- the LOC111847949 gene encoding transcription factor 7-like 2 isoform X11, with translation MPQLNSGGGDDFGANDEMISFKDEGEQDEKIQENAQTESDLADLKSSLVNESEINLNPNSGADQGVVRRGQQGEHGVLTGKHADPADGSKHQDRDRYKASAFSGYQFMMLSDPYSGSLSASSNSMPVVQQQHGMHPLSSLRPYSSEPFRPSSPQLPTDASQKPGVHRPQCQDITAFYSLPPGSVGQIPHPMGWQSQPVCPLSSCGFGQSYSPSHPCSSSFARFPHSFMLGPSSMHATGIPHPAIVPPTGKQDEDEPCDRNTYSRKPQCESRQEREPKKPVIKKPLNAFMLYMKEMRAKVIAECTLKESAAINQILGRRWHALSREEQAKYYELARKERQLHMQLYPSWSARDNYGKKKKRKREKQQDASSDKLS, from the exons atgcctcAGCTCAATAGCGGCGGAGGGGACGATTTCGGAGCTAACGATGAAATGATTTCTTTTAAGGATGAAGGAGAGCAAGACGAGAAGATCCAAGAAAACGCACAGACCGAAAGCGATTTGGCGGACCTGAAATCGTCTTTGGTGAACGAATCAGAAATAAACCTGAATCCGAATTCAGGAGCAGACCAGGGG GTGGTCAGACGGGGACAGCAGGGCGAGCACGGAGTCCTTACGGGCAAACATGCGGATCCTGCCGATG ggTCCAAACATCAAGACAGAGATCGATACAAAGCATCCGCCTTTTCAGGATACCAGTTCATGATGCTGTCTGACCCATACAGCGGATCTCTGTCAGCGTCG TCAAACAGCATGCCCGTGGTCCAGCAGCAGCACGGGATGCACCCCCTCAGCTCGCTGCGGCCATACTCCAGCGAACCCTTCCGGCCCAGTTCTCCACAGCTGCCCACAGATGCGAGTCAGAAGCCAG GTGTTCACAGGCCACAGTGCCAGGACATAACAGCGTTTTATTCCCTTCCTCCAGGCAGCGTGGGACAGATCCCACATCCCATGGGCTG GCAAAGCCAGCCTGTCTGTCCGCTGTCCTCCTGCGGCTTTGGCCAATCTTACTCCCCCAGCCACCCTTGCAGCTCCTCCTTTGCTCG GTTTCCTCATTCTTTTATGTTGGGACCTTCAAGCATGCATGCAACAGGTATACCCCACCCTGCCatagtgccccctactggcaaACAGGATGAGGATGAACCATGTGACAGAAATACTTACTC TAGAAAGCCACAGTGTGAgagcaggcaggagagggaACCCAAAAAGCCAGTGATCAAGAAGCCACTGAACGCCTTCATGCTCTACATGAAGGAGATGCGGGCCAAAGTAATCGCAGAGTGCACTCTGAAGGAGAGTGCGGCCATCAACCAGATCCTGGGCCGGAGG TGGCACGCGCTGTCCAGGGAGGAGCAGGCCAAGTACTACGAGCTGGCCAGGAAAGAAAGGCAGCTTCACATGCAGCTCTACCCCAGCTGGTCTGCCCGGGACAACTAC GGGAAGaagaaaaagaggaagagagagaagcAGCAGGACGCCAGCTCAG ATAAACTCTCTTGA
- the LOC111847949 gene encoding transcription factor 7-like 2 isoform X10, whose amino-acid sequence MPQLNSGGGDDFGANDEMISFKDEGEQDEKIQENAQTESDLADLKSSLVNESEINLNPNSGADQGVVRRGQQGEHGVLTGKHADPADGSKHQDRDRYKASAFSGYQFMMLSDPYSGSLSASSNSMPVVQQQHGMHPLSSLRPYSSEPFRPSSPQLPTDASQKPGVHRPQCQDITAFYSLPPGSVGQIPHPMGWQSQPVCPLSSCGFGQSYSPSHPCSSSFARFPHSFMLGPSSMHATGIPHPAIVPPTGKQDEDEPCDRNTYSRKPQCESRQEREPKKPVIKKPLNAFMLYMKEMRAKVIAECTLKESAAINQILGRRWHALSREEQAKYYELARKERQLHMQLYPSWSARDNYGKKKKRKREKQQDASSGAYL is encoded by the exons atgcctcAGCTCAATAGCGGCGGAGGGGACGATTTCGGAGCTAACGATGAAATGATTTCTTTTAAGGATGAAGGAGAGCAAGACGAGAAGATCCAAGAAAACGCACAGACCGAAAGCGATTTGGCGGACCTGAAATCGTCTTTGGTGAACGAATCAGAAATAAACCTGAATCCGAATTCAGGAGCAGACCAGGGG GTGGTCAGACGGGGACAGCAGGGCGAGCACGGAGTCCTTACGGGCAAACATGCGGATCCTGCCGATG ggTCCAAACATCAAGACAGAGATCGATACAAAGCATCCGCCTTTTCAGGATACCAGTTCATGATGCTGTCTGACCCATACAGCGGATCTCTGTCAGCGTCG TCAAACAGCATGCCCGTGGTCCAGCAGCAGCACGGGATGCACCCCCTCAGCTCGCTGCGGCCATACTCCAGCGAACCCTTCCGGCCCAGTTCTCCACAGCTGCCCACAGATGCGAGTCAGAAGCCAG GTGTTCACAGGCCACAGTGCCAGGACATAACAGCGTTTTATTCCCTTCCTCCAGGCAGCGTGGGACAGATCCCACATCCCATGGGCTG GCAAAGCCAGCCTGTCTGTCCGCTGTCCTCCTGCGGCTTTGGCCAATCTTACTCCCCCAGCCACCCTTGCAGCTCCTCCTTTGCTCG GTTTCCTCATTCTTTTATGTTGGGACCTTCAAGCATGCATGCAACAGGTATACCCCACCCTGCCatagtgccccctactggcaaACAGGATGAGGATGAACCATGTGACAGAAATACTTACTC TAGAAAGCCACAGTGTGAgagcaggcaggagagggaACCCAAAAAGCCAGTGATCAAGAAGCCACTGAACGCCTTCATGCTCTACATGAAGGAGATGCGGGCCAAAGTAATCGCAGAGTGCACTCTGAAGGAGAGTGCGGCCATCAACCAGATCCTGGGCCGGAGG TGGCACGCGCTGTCCAGGGAGGAGCAGGCCAAGTACTACGAGCTGGCCAGGAAAGAAAGGCAGCTTCACATGCAGCTCTACCCCAGCTGGTCTGCCCGGGACAACTAC GGGAAGaagaaaaagaggaagagagagaagcAGCAGGACGCCAGCTCAGGTGCCTATCTGTAA